Genomic DNA from bacterium:
GTTCGCGGGCGACCTGGTCAACAGGGGCCCGGCGTCGCTGGGAGTGCTGCGGCGGGTGCGCGATCTCGGCGATTCCGCAGTGGCCGTGCTCGGCAATCACGATCTGCACCTGCTCGCCCGTGCCGCAGGCGTGCGCGAGCGCAGCTCGAAGGACACGCTGGAGGAGGTGCTCGCGACGCCGGACCGGGACGAGTTGCTCGACTGGTTGCGCCGGCGACCGTTGCTGCACCGGAACGGCGACTTCGTCCTTGTGCACGCGGGGCTGATCCCGGCGTGGACCGTCGACGAAGCCGCCGCTCTCGCCGCCGAGGTCGAGGCGATCCTCCGCGGCCCCGAGCCCGAGCGCCTCTACGCCGCGATGCAGAGGAAGAAGCGGGACTGGGATCCATCGCTGAACGGAAGCAAGCGTCTGGCCGCGATCGTGCGCGTGATGACGCGCGTGCGCGTCTGCACCGAGGACGGACAGGTCCACGAACCCTTCACCTCCGGCCCGGACGAGGCGCCGGAGGGCACGCGCCCCTGGTTCGACATGCCGGATCGCAGGAGCACCGATCACGTCCTCGTCACGGGCCACTGGGCGGCACTAGGCCGGCGCCTCATGCCCAGCGTCCTGGCGCTGGACAGCGGCTGTATCTGGGGCCGTGAGCTTTCCGCGGTGCGGCTCGACGATCGCGCGGCGTTCGTCGAGCCGCTCGCCGACTAGGAACGCATCGCCCTGCTCCTCGGCGCATACAGCCCGTGAAACGCTGATCTGGTTGCCGAGCAAACCTGAATCGGACGCGAATCCCCTGTTGGAGCTTCTCTCCGTCCGAAGCGCTACTTCTGGAGCCCGCTTTCGATGTCGACTGTGGTCGCGGTGAAGCCGATGTCGCCGAAGACGTGGTCAGGTTCTCGAGATCCGATCCCTCGTCAGCGTAGTGGGTGGTGTCGGAGGCCTTGACCAGTACCGGCGTCGGTGCGGCGAGCGCACCCGCTCCAATCGCTGTAGCGAGGAAGATGCCAGGAGCCGAGGAATGCGCTGGCGAATGCGTTCCCGGCCCAGGCACGACTCGTCCCATTTCATATCCAACAAGGAGACCGAACAATGGCAACCTACTCTGTCGACGAAGTCGAAGGCATTGGCCCGACCTACGCTGCCAAGCTGAAAGAAGCCGGCATCATGTAGACGCTCACTCAGAAGCGTAGAA
This window encodes:
- a CDS encoding symmetrical bis(5'-nucleosyl)-tetraphosphatase, whose product is MAVYAIGDVQGCDRTLGRLLDRIGFDPENDRLWFAGDLVNRGPASLGVLRRVRDLGDSAVAVLGNHDLHLLARAAGVRERSSKDTLEEVLATPDRDELLDWLRRRPLLHRNGDFVLVHAGLIPAWTVDEAAALAAEVEAILRGPEPERLYAAMQRKKRDWDPSLNGSKRLAAIVRVMTRVRVCTEDGQVHEPFTSGPDEAPEGTRPWFDMPDRRSTDHVLVTGHWAALGRRLMPSVLALDSGCIWGRELSAVRLDDRAAFVEPLAD